The Sphingobacteriales bacterium genomic sequence GTTGGGCTAAGGTGTTTATTTGCCCTAAGCGCATAGCTACGGGGGCATTTGTGAGGGTAAATATTGCGCCTTCGTTGTGTGCGCGCTGTGCTACTTTCCAGGCAATAGATTTTTCGTCTAAAGCGCCAAATATAATGCCTTTTTTTCCGGCAAGCAGGTTGTTGGCCATCGTTTAAATTTAATTCGTTTATTAAAGGGGGTTTGGCGGCAAAGATAGGTAATTTTTTTGTTCAAATACCGCCTTGATTAGCGTAATAATTTAACGAAGTTTTTAGAGCAAACTCAACGATTAAGCGATAAGATGTGTTTGCCTTGTTTATTAAGGCACGGCCTTGGGCTCAAATTTTATTTGAGAGGAAAATTAAACCAATAACTTTCTTTATTCCAGGAGTTATGTGATAGTATTCCCGGCTGTTGGCATTATGTGGTAATCAAACTTGTCGTTTAGAATAAATAAGTATGGTATTTGGTTTAAGTTTAATTGTCATCAAAAGCAGTTTACATAAATTATTTGGTTCTTAGAATTGAAAATGCTCTGTCTTCTTTAATCATGCCGATTTTTGGATAATATTCTATGGCCGATGGTGCCGAGAGTAAAAGTATCATTACTTGTTCTCCGAGTTTTTCTTTTGTCAGCCTCACAAGTTCTTTTCCAATTCCCTTTTTTTTAAAATCCGGATGAACGGCAAGGTCGGCAAGGTAGCAAGTCCAAACCCAATCGGTAACTGACCGCGAAACACCAACTAAATCATCATTTATCCATGCCGTTACAACAAGATTTGATGCCTCAAACATTTTTTGTATTCGCGCTTTGTCCTTTGTAGGCCGAGACAAGCCCGCTTTATCATAAAGTTCAATTATTTGGTCTGTTGTTGGTTTTTTATCGAAACTAAATATTACGTCCTTAATAATTGACTCGTGCATAACAGATTCATTTTTAGCGTTAAGTAGCAGTCCAACTATTTATGAGCTGCGCACTCCATTACAAATTAGTAACTAATTGATTTAAAATATTTCTCAGCTAACTGTTTGTAGTAAGGTTTTAAGTTGGGCGGAACAGTGCGGTATAAATCGGTTTCGGATTGCCGTTTTTTAATAAACTCTTCAAAAGCTGGCGGCGGGTTAGGTGTTCTGTTTTGCGCTGTTTCTGCTTGGCGTTTGTCGTCCCATTCTTGTTCGCGTTCTGACTCTTCAACTTTCAGCATCCGGGTTAAAATTTCTTGTTGGCGTTTTACCATATCGGCAGTTAGTTTGCGGTTCACCAATTCAGTTTCGGTGCGTTCCATTTCTTTAGCCAAGTCGCGCAGTTCGCGGGCTTGTTTATTTTTTTCTTCGCCTTTGCCGTCTTTATTTTTGCGCTCGTCTGTTTTATCATTTCCGCTTTTACCATTATTGCCTTCCTGACCTTTTTCGCCTTTTTTGCCATCGTTGCCTTCCATTTTTTTAGCCATCTCTTCTAAGCTGCGACGCAATGCCTCTTGTTGTTGTGCTAATTGGGCGGCTTCTTTACTCATTTGTTTACCCCCTGGTTTTTTGCCTTCTTTAATATCTTGTTGAAGTTTTGAAATTTGGTCGTTTAGTTGTTTTTGCATTTGCCCCATGCCTTTCATACTGGGTTTGCCTCCTTTGCCTTTTCCGGGCTTTTTGCAGTTTTTACACGAGCCACCACTTTGCTGTTGTTGTTCGGCCATTTGCTGTTGCATTTGCTGCATGGCCTCATCAAGCATTAAGGCAAGGTTGTTAAGGCTGGTCATAACAAATTGTTGGTTGGTAGCGGCTGGAGCTACTCGTCTTTCGGCTAAATTACTTAAAGCATCGCCCATATTGCGCGAAAGTTCGGTTAACTCGCTGGTAATAAAAGCTTCGAGTTGGAAAACCCTTTTGCTAAGTGCTACTAAGCTATCGCGCACCATCTCCGAGTCGTCTCGAAGTTTGTTTTGTTGTTGCAATAGTTTAACGTAGCGCGGATTATTGATATTGGTTTTTTTCAGGTCTTCCATCAATTCTTCTTGATCCATGGAAAGGCGAACTAAATTTTCAAGCAATTGCCTGATGGATTTCATATCTTCTTCTGCTTGTTCTTGTTGCATTTCTTGTTGCATTTCTTGCATTTGTTCGG encodes the following:
- a CDS encoding GNAT family N-acetyltransferase, which produces MHESIIKDVIFSFDKKPTTDQIIELYDKAGLSRPTKDKARIQKMFEASNLVVTAWINDDLVGVSRSVTDWVWTCYLADLAVHPDFKKKGIGKELVRLTKEKLGEQVMILLLSAPSAIEYYPKIGMIKEDRAFSILRTK